Proteins found in one Chengkuizengella sediminis genomic segment:
- a CDS encoding carbohydrate-binding protein: MNSMKKILVSLLVFSLIFPLTSMNMVYAVGENVEVWVTTPDQQKLLQKENDVQFSSDSGSAGITINVDETIEYQEIDGFGASVTGSSAYLINQKLNPSQRDQILNDLFGDSGIGLSFLRQPIGASDFNLFSYSYNDMPSGQTDPSLSNFSIQQDEVNIIPILQQITDINTNLKILGTPWSPPGWMKNGDSLHGGTLKPEHYQALADYFVKFIQAYEDKGLPIYAITVQNEPYHNTTSYPSMYMEPLEQRNFIKNNLGPTFQNQNVNTKIVGFDHNWKYIDYPLELLNDPSAKQYMAGTAFHCYEDPTDPGLQSVVHNAHPDKGIWFTECTGGTWAEDFGGNLQWELSNLFIGTTRNWAKSVTLWNLALDQNNGPINGGCGTCRGVITINDQSGAITKNVEYYVLGHFSKFVKPGAKRIESNNTEIQNVAFKNTDGSKVLIALNTASDQRTFKVNWGSQSFNYTLPGGAVATFKWAGDQDGGTIPPDDDPIDPYVQNEAENFNSMSGIQTESTSDTGGGLNVGWTDDGDYISFNDVEFGDGDGATGIEARVASESDGGTLEIRLDSTDGTLVGSVDINNTGGWQSWVTNTTSISNATGTHDVYFVFTGGSGEGIGNLNWFKFTKDVIIPPDPILIDAFSQIEAENYTSMSGVQTESTSDTGGGLNVGWTDDGDYIAFHHVDFGTGDGAAAIEARVATQSVGGSIKIRLDSISGTLIGNVDINNTGGWQSWITNTASISNTTGIHDVYFVFTGASGDGIGNLNWFTFTDSDTSPPTNIKIEAENYASMSGIQTESTSDSGGGFNVGWTDDGDYISFSNVDFNAGKSSVNVRVATESEGGTIELRLDSLTGSLIGTVAISNTGGWQSWVTNTASISNTTGTHDLFLVFKGGSDIGNMNWLELIE, from the coding sequence ATGAATTCAATGAAAAAAATCTTGGTATCGTTACTGGTGTTTTCTTTAATATTTCCTTTAACTAGTATGAATATGGTTTATGCGGTTGGTGAGAATGTGGAGGTTTGGGTAACAACTCCAGATCAACAAAAATTGCTTCAGAAAGAAAACGATGTTCAATTTTCGTCAGATTCAGGCTCAGCGGGAATAACGATCAATGTGGATGAAACGATAGAATATCAAGAAATCGATGGTTTTGGTGCTTCCGTAACAGGTTCATCTGCCTATCTTATAAACCAGAAATTGAATCCCTCTCAACGAGATCAAATTTTAAATGACTTATTTGGAGATAGTGGGATCGGACTTAGTTTTTTACGTCAGCCTATCGGTGCATCTGATTTTAATTTATTCAGCTATTCTTACAATGACATGCCTTCTGGACAAACTGACCCAAGTTTATCTAATTTTTCCATTCAACAAGATGAAGTTAATATTATTCCTATCTTGCAACAAATTACAGATATCAATACAAACCTCAAAATCTTAGGTACTCCATGGAGTCCGCCTGGATGGATGAAAAATGGAGACTCCTTACATGGAGGTACCTTAAAACCTGAACACTATCAGGCTCTTGCAGATTATTTTGTGAAATTCATCCAAGCTTATGAAGATAAAGGTCTTCCTATTTACGCCATTACAGTTCAAAATGAACCCTATCATAATACAACAAGTTATCCTAGTATGTACATGGAACCTCTTGAGCAAAGAAACTTTATAAAGAATAATTTAGGCCCTACCTTCCAAAATCAAAACGTTAACACTAAAATTGTTGGTTTCGACCACAACTGGAAATATATTGATTACCCATTAGAATTATTAAATGATCCTTCCGCTAAACAATACATGGCAGGAACTGCTTTCCATTGTTATGAGGACCCTACGGATCCAGGGTTGCAATCTGTGGTCCATAATGCTCATCCTGATAAAGGGATTTGGTTTACAGAGTGTACAGGTGGAACATGGGCTGAAGACTTTGGTGGTAACTTACAATGGGAATTATCTAATTTATTCATAGGCACGACACGTAATTGGGCAAAATCAGTTACTTTATGGAATTTAGCTTTAGACCAAAACAATGGTCCAATAAATGGTGGATGTGGTACTTGTCGTGGTGTAATTACAATCAATGATCAATCAGGAGCAATCACAAAAAATGTAGAGTATTATGTGTTGGGTCATTTTAGTAAATTCGTAAAACCAGGTGCAAAAAGAATTGAATCAAATAATACAGAGATACAAAATGTTGCTTTTAAAAACACAGATGGCTCAAAAGTATTAATCGCCCTAAATACTGCATCAGATCAACGAACATTTAAAGTGAATTGGGGCTCACAATCGTTTAATTATACTCTTCCTGGAGGAGCTGTAGCTACATTTAAGTGGGCAGGAGATCAAGATGGAGGTACAATACCTCCAGATGATGATCCTATCGATCCGTATGTACAAAACGAGGCCGAAAATTTTAATTCAATGAGCGGCATTCAAACGGAATCAACAAGTGATACAGGTGGAGGATTAAATGTAGGTTGGACAGATGATGGAGATTATATTTCCTTTAACGATGTAGAATTTGGGGACGGAGACGGAGCCACAGGCATTGAAGCTAGAGTAGCTAGCGAATCAGATGGTGGTACTCTTGAAATTAGGCTAGATAGTACAGATGGAACATTAGTTGGCTCTGTGGATATTAATAATACGGGTGGCTGGCAATCATGGGTTACGAATACGACTTCTATCTCTAATGCAACAGGAACACATGATGTATACTTTGTATTCACAGGTGGATCGGGTGAGGGAATTGGTAACTTGAATTGGTTTAAGTTTACGAAAGACGTTATTATTCCACCAGATCCAATATTAATTGATGCTTTTTCTCAAATTGAAGCGGAAAATTATACATCCATGAGTGGTGTCCAAACAGAATCGACAAGTGATACGGGTGGTGGACTCAATGTAGGTTGGACAGATGATGGAGATTATATTGCTTTTCATCATGTTGATTTCGGTACGGGAGATGGTGCTGCAGCAATAGAAGCAAGAGTAGCTACACAATCAGTTGGTGGTAGCATTAAAATAAGATTAGATAGTATATCTGGCACTTTAATAGGTAATGTAGATATTAACAATACGGGTGGCTGGCAATCATGGATAACAAATACCGCCTCTATCTCTAATACCACAGGCATTCATGATGTATACTTTGTGTTTACAGGTGCATCGGGTGATGGGATTGGTAATTTGAATTGGTTTACATTTACGGATTCCGATACATCGCCTCCCACAAATATAAAAATTGAAGCAGAAAATTATGCATCGATGAGCGGAATACAAACAGAATCCACAAGTGATTCAGGTGGAGGGTTCAATGTAGGTTGGACGGATGACGGAGATTATATTTCCTTTTCAAATGTTGATTTTAATGCTGGAAAATCTAGTGTGAATGTGAGAGTAGCTACAGAATCTGAAGGTGGGACCATTGAGTTAAGATTAGACAGTCTTACGGGTTCTTTGATCGGAACAGTGGCTATCTCTAATACGGGTGGCTGGCAATCGTGGGTAACAAATACAGCATCTATTTCCAATACGACGGGTACACATGATTTATTTCTAGTGTTTAAAGGGGGTTCAGATATTGGGAATATGAATTGGTTAGAACTTATAGAGTAA
- a CDS encoding carbohydrate-binding protein, with protein MCNQRNKKRRSVSMLFLAFILTFTSVSMSTSFGSGESVEVWVTTADQQRLLEQDSDLHFSSDLSAADIHVDENIEYQEMDGFGAAVSGSSAYLLHEKLDSTQREEILNDLFGEDGIGLSFVRQTMGASDFNRSSYTYNDLPEGETDPNLAQFSLEKDRENIIPILQEIQSVNPELKVLGTPWSAPAWMKESGTLNGGSLSPDHYQAYADYFVKYIKAYENEGLPIYAITVQNEPHHETNSYPSMYMSAEQQTEFVKNYLGPTFESTSIETDIIAWDHNWNEFEYPINVLNDEEVRSYIAGSAFHCYAGTPEAQTAVHNAFPEKGIWFTECSGGEWATEFGGNLKWNMENIVIGATRNWAKSVLLWNLALDENFGPTNGGCSDCRGVITVDSESGEVVKNVEYYVLGHISKFVKPGAKRIESNANSDLQNVAFKNPDGSKALLAMNNTDEERDFKVRWGEQSFIYTLPAGAVATFVWSGEQVGDSGNFEINPFNQIEAENFNDMSGVQTESANDAGGGLVVGHTDDGDYLVFHNVNFESGAESVDIRVATEAEGGKIEFRLGSATGELISTVEVPNTGGWQSWITNTATVSNVEGVHDLYVVFKNENGGIGNFNWFKFNETTPIETELSAFDRIEAENYDDVYGIQTESANDAGGGLNIGHTDDGDYIGFENVNFENGAENVEARVATDSDGGTFEFRLDSTDGELISSLEVTKTGGWQSWITKSADVSNVEGIHDLYIVFKSNTGGIGNFNWFNFNETIPEETEWSAFERIEVENYHTQYGVQTENSSDEGGGLNVGHTDNGDYIGFKNVNFENGAVGVDVRAATDSEGGSLELRLDSSTGALIGTVDITNTGGWQSWVTETAEVSNVTGVHDLYVVFQNGSGGIGNINWIKFFDTTEVLKKEIEQLRAENKTAFEIAAEIINYVKSGEVSPREVNTLLQDVFLAGVTGHETEIHIVNIADHIERDLNRMVNDLNKENKKSFDQDHYVKLVEKELQKLLKKS; from the coding sequence ATGTGTAATCAAAGAAATAAAAAAAGGCGTTCAGTTTCCATGTTGTTTCTTGCATTTATCTTAACATTTACTAGTGTAAGTATGAGTACATCTTTTGGAAGTGGGGAATCCGTAGAAGTATGGGTAACAACTGCAGATCAACAAAGATTGCTCGAGCAAGACAGTGACCTTCATTTTTCATCAGATTTGAGTGCCGCTGATATCCATGTAGATGAAAATATAGAGTATCAAGAAATGGATGGATTTGGAGCAGCCGTCTCTGGTTCTTCAGCGTATTTACTTCATGAAAAACTAGATTCAACTCAAAGAGAAGAGATATTAAATGACTTGTTTGGAGAAGATGGCATTGGTTTAAGTTTTGTAAGACAAACGATGGGTGCATCGGATTTTAATCGATCAAGTTATACTTATAATGATTTACCTGAAGGAGAGACAGATCCAAATTTAGCTCAATTTTCATTAGAAAAAGACAGAGAAAATATCATTCCAATTTTGCAAGAAATTCAATCTGTGAATCCAGAGCTGAAAGTATTGGGAACACCTTGGAGTGCCCCAGCCTGGATGAAGGAGAGTGGAACTCTTAATGGTGGCTCTTTAAGCCCAGATCACTATCAAGCTTATGCAGATTATTTCGTGAAATATATCAAAGCATATGAAAACGAAGGATTACCGATTTATGCAATTACCGTTCAAAATGAACCACATCATGAAACAAATAGTTACCCTAGTATGTACATGTCAGCGGAGCAGCAAACAGAGTTTGTTAAAAACTATTTAGGACCAACTTTTGAATCTACATCCATTGAGACAGACATTATTGCATGGGATCATAACTGGAATGAGTTTGAATATCCGATTAATGTATTAAATGACGAAGAGGTTAGATCCTATATAGCTGGAAGTGCTTTTCATTGTTATGCAGGAACACCAGAGGCACAAACAGCAGTTCATAATGCATTTCCAGAGAAAGGAATTTGGTTTACAGAATGTTCAGGTGGTGAATGGGCTACTGAATTTGGTGGTAATTTAAAATGGAACATGGAAAACATCGTGATCGGTGCGACTCGAAACTGGGCTAAGTCCGTATTATTATGGAATTTAGCATTAGATGAAAATTTCGGTCCTACTAACGGTGGATGCTCCGATTGTCGTGGTGTGATAACCGTTGATTCAGAATCAGGGGAAGTCGTTAAAAATGTAGAGTATTACGTATTGGGTCATATCAGTAAGTTTGTAAAACCAGGTGCAAAAAGAATTGAATCCAATGCAAATAGTGATTTACAAAATGTTGCTTTCAAAAATCCAGACGGATCAAAAGCTTTACTTGCGATGAACAACACGGATGAAGAAAGAGATTTTAAAGTAAGATGGGGAGAGCAATCGTTTATTTATACCCTTCCAGCTGGTGCAGTGGCTACATTTGTGTGGTCAGGTGAGCAAGTTGGAGATAGTGGTAATTTTGAGATCAATCCATTTAATCAAATTGAAGCAGAGAATTTTAATGATATGAGTGGAGTCCAAACGGAATCAGCCAATGATGCAGGTGGCGGATTAGTAGTTGGTCATACGGATGATGGTGACTATTTAGTATTTCATAACGTTAATTTTGAAAGTGGCGCAGAAAGTGTTGATATTAGAGTAGCGACGGAAGCTGAAGGTGGTAAAATCGAATTTAGATTAGGAAGTGCAACGGGTGAGTTAATAAGCACAGTAGAGGTTCCAAATACGGGTGGATGGCAATCTTGGATCACAAATACAGCTACAGTATCAAATGTAGAAGGTGTACATGATCTTTATGTTGTCTTTAAAAATGAGAATGGCGGTATCGGTAACTTCAACTGGTTTAAGTTTAATGAAACAACCCCAATAGAAACTGAATTAAGTGCTTTTGATAGAATCGAAGCAGAAAACTATGATGATGTATATGGCATTCAAACCGAATCTGCGAACGATGCAGGTGGTGGATTAAATATAGGTCACACAGATGATGGAGATTATATTGGCTTTGAAAATGTCAATTTTGAAAATGGTGCTGAAAATGTAGAGGCAAGGGTAGCTACAGATTCAGATGGCGGAACGTTTGAGTTTAGATTAGATAGTACAGATGGTGAGTTAATCAGCTCACTTGAAGTAACAAAAACAGGTGGATGGCAGTCATGGATAACAAAATCAGCGGATGTTTCAAATGTAGAAGGCATTCATGATTTATATATTGTCTTCAAAAGTAATACAGGTGGCATTGGTAACTTCAACTGGTTTAACTTTAATGAAACAATACCTGAGGAAACTGAATGGAGTGCTTTTGAAAGAATCGAGGTAGAAAACTATCATACACAATACGGTGTTCAAACCGAAAATTCTAGTGATGAAGGCGGTGGTCTTAACGTAGGTCATACCGATAATGGTGACTATATAGGGTTTAAAAATGTGAATTTTGAAAATGGAGCCGTTGGTGTGGATGTAAGAGCGGCAACAGATTCAGAAGGTGGGTCGCTTGAATTAAGATTAGACAGCTCAACAGGTGCTTTAATTGGCACAGTAGATATTACGAATACAGGCGGATGGCAATCATGGGTAACTGAAACCGCAGAAGTTTCAAACGTAACAGGCGTTCATGATTTGTATGTTGTGTTCCAAAATGGATCTGGCGGCATTGGGAATATCAATTGGATTAAGTTCTTTGATACTACTGAAGTACTAAAAAAAGAAATTGAACAATTAAGAGCTGAAAACAAAACAGCATTTGAAATAGCAGCAGAAATCATCAACTATGTGAAATCAGGTGAAGTGAGTCCAAGGGAGGTAAATACGTTATTACAAGATGTATTTTTAGCTGGAGTTACGGGTCATGAGACGGAAATTCATATAGTTAACATAGCTGATCATATTGAAAGAGACTTAAATCGTATGGTAAATGACTTAAACAAAGAAAACAAAAAAAGCTTTGATCAAGATCACTATGTTAAATTAGTGGAAAAAGAGTTACAGAAATTATTGAAAAAAAGTTAA